In Terriglobales bacterium, the following proteins share a genomic window:
- the rpsD gene encoding 30S ribosomal protein S4, whose amino-acid sequence MARYKDAVCRLCRREGMKLFLKGQKCFTEKCPVEKRNFAPGQHGKDRKAKIVGYGLQLREKQKTKRMYFTLEKQFRNYFEKAARSKGVTGEALLQQLERRLDNVVYRLGFAVARRQARQLVRHGHIEVNGKKVNIPSYQVSTGDTIAIREKSRKLTVVEQAKEVTSHQAVPTWISADRDNFTAKVLSLPKREEIQMPVNEQLIVELYSK is encoded by the coding sequence ATGGCTCGTTACAAAGATGCAGTCTGTCGTCTCTGCCGCCGCGAGGGCATGAAGTTGTTCCTCAAGGGGCAGAAGTGCTTCACCGAGAAGTGCCCGGTGGAGAAGCGCAACTTCGCTCCCGGTCAGCATGGCAAGGACCGCAAGGCCAAGATCGTCGGCTACGGCCTCCAGCTGCGCGAGAAGCAGAAGACCAAGCGCATGTACTTCACGCTCGAGAAGCAGTTCCGCAATTACTTCGAGAAGGCCGCGCGCTCCAAGGGCGTGACCGGCGAAGCGCTCCTCCAGCAGCTCGAGCGCCGTCTCGACAACGTCGTCTACCGCCTCGGGTTCGCGGTCGCGCGGCGCCAGGCGCGACAGCTCGTTCGCCACGGCCACATCGAGGTCAACGGCAAGAAGGTCAACATCCCGTCGTACCAGGTCTCGACCGGCGACACCATCGCCATCCGCGAGAAGAGCCGCAAGCTCACCGTCGTCGAGCAGGCCAAGGAAGTCACCTCGCACCAGGCGGTGCCCACGTGGATCTCCGCCGACCGCGATAACTTCACCGCCAAGGTCCTTTCGCTGCCCAAGCGCGAAGAGATCCAGATGCCGGTGAACGAGCAGCTCATCGTCGAGCTGTACAGCAAGTAG
- the rpsK gene encoding 30S ribosomal protein S11 → MAKEPKQPSAQAGAAAGAPATGAPEKKGKKKAFKKREKKHVPHGLVHIQASFNNTIVTITDQGGQTISWKSSGSLGFRGSRKGTPFAAQQAAMNAANMAREHGLRSVDVRVSGPGSGRESAIRALAAAGIEVRSIRDVTPIPHNGCRPPKRRRV, encoded by the coding sequence ATGGCGAAAGAACCCAAGCAGCCCTCAGCCCAGGCCGGCGCCGCAGCCGGAGCGCCTGCAACCGGAGCGCCCGAAAAGAAGGGCAAGAAGAAGGCCTTCAAGAAGCGCGAGAAGAAGCACGTCCCGCACGGGCTCGTGCACATCCAGGCGTCGTTCAACAACACCATCGTGACCATCACCGACCAGGGTGGCCAGACGATCTCCTGGAAGAGCTCGGGCTCGCTCGGCTTCCGCGGCTCGCGCAAGGGCACGCCCTTCGCCGCGCAGCAGGCGGCCATGAACGCCGCCAACATGGCGCGCGAGCACGGCCTGCGCTCGGTGGATGTCCGCGTCTCGGGTCCGGGTTCGGGTCGCGAGTCCGCCATCCGCGCGCTCGCTGCCGCCGGCATCGAGGTGCGCTCCATCCGCGACGTCACCCCGATCCCGCACAACGGGTGCCGTCCGCCGAAGCGCCGCAGAGTGTAA
- the rpsM gene encoding 30S ribosomal protein S13, with protein MARIAGVDLPRNKHVDVALTYIYGIGHPRSRRIVAAANVEPTKKVQDLNEEEVNRIRQVIEGEGGVEGDLRKDVQLHIKRLIEIGSYRGSRHRKNLPVRGQRTHTNARTRKGPRKGTVANKKKAVAKT; from the coding sequence ATGGCACGCATTGCAGGCGTCGATCTCCCGCGTAACAAGCACGTGGACGTCGCGCTCACCTACATCTACGGCATCGGGCATCCGCGCTCGCGCCGCATCGTCGCGGCCGCCAACGTCGAGCCCACCAAGAAGGTGCAGGACCTCAACGAAGAAGAGGTCAACCGCATCCGCCAGGTCATCGAGGGCGAAGGCGGCGTCGAGGGCGACCTCCGCAAGGATGTCCAGCTCCACATCAAGCGCCTCATCGAGATCGGCTCGTACCGCGGCTCCCGGCACCGCAAGAACCTGCCCGTCCGCGGGCAGCGCACGCACACCAACGCCCGCACCCGCAAGGGACCGCGCAAGGGCACGGTGGCGAACAAGAAAAAGGCGGTCGCGAAGACATAA
- the rpmJ gene encoding 50S ribosomal protein L36, whose product MKVRASVKKICDKCKIIHRKGVVRVICENSKHKQRQG is encoded by the coding sequence ATGAAAGTTCGGGCATCGGTCAAGAAGATTTGCGACAAGTGCAAGATCATCCACCGCAAGGGTGTGGTGCGCGTGATCTGCGAGAATTCGAAGCACAAACAGAGGCAGGGATAA
- the infA gene encoding translation initiation factor IF-1, which yields MSKEDAIEVMAVVLEPLPNAMFRVELENKHQVLAHVSGRMRKNFIRILPGDRVAVELSPYDLTRGRIVYRYK from the coding sequence ATGAGCAAGGAAGACGCGATTGAAGTCATGGCAGTGGTCCTGGAACCCCTGCCCAACGCCATGTTCCGGGTGGAACTGGAGAACAAGCATCAGGTCCTCGCCCATGTCTCCGGACGCATGCGCAAGAACTTCATCCGCATCCTTCCGGGCGACCGGGTCGCGGTGGAACTCTCGCCCTACGACCTGACGCGCGGCCGCATCGTGTATCGCTACAAGTAG
- the map gene encoding type I methionyl aminopeptidase has product MPIVCKSASELEKMRRSGGIVRTVLDELRAMAKPGVSTMDLERHAEKRVRELGAKPAFKGYHDYPCVLCTSVNNEIVHGIPSEKRKLADGDIVSIDCGVVLDGYYGDAAITVAVGEKITPTAQKLLQVTEASLARAIEKVRIGNTVGDVGAAVQEVVEANGFSVVRDFVGHGIGTKLHEDPQVPNFGTPGHGARLREGMVLAIEPMVNAGKPGARVLADNWTAVTEDGSISAHFEHCVAVTKDGPLVLTA; this is encoded by the coding sequence ATGCCCATCGTCTGTAAGTCAGCGAGTGAGCTCGAAAAGATGCGCCGCAGCGGCGGGATCGTCCGCACGGTGCTCGACGAGCTCAGGGCGATGGCGAAGCCGGGAGTCAGCACGATGGACCTGGAACGGCACGCGGAAAAGCGCGTGCGCGAGCTGGGCGCCAAGCCGGCGTTCAAGGGATATCACGATTATCCCTGCGTGTTGTGCACGAGCGTGAACAACGAGATCGTGCATGGCATCCCGTCGGAGAAGCGCAAGCTGGCGGATGGCGACATCGTCTCCATCGACTGCGGCGTGGTGCTCGACGGCTACTACGGCGACGCGGCCATCACCGTCGCCGTCGGCGAGAAGATCACGCCGACGGCGCAGAAGCTGCTCCAGGTGACCGAGGCTTCGCTGGCGCGCGCCATCGAGAAGGTGCGCATCGGCAACACCGTCGGCGACGTCGGCGCCGCCGTGCAGGAAGTCGTCGAGGCCAACGGCTTCAGCGTGGTGCGCGATTTCGTCGGCCACGGCATCGGCACCAAGCTGCACGAAGACCCGCAGGTCCCCAATTTCGGGACGCCGGGTCACGGCGCGCGGCTGCGGGAGGGCATGGTGCTGGCCATCGAACCGATGGTCAACGCCGGCAAGCCGGGCGCGCGCGTGCTCGCCGATAACTGGACCGCGGTGACCGAGGACGGCTCGATCAGCGCGCACTTCGAGCATTGCGTCGCCGTCACGAAAGACGGCCCGCTGGTGCTTACGGCCTAG